A stretch of Gossypium hirsutum isolate 1008001.06 chromosome A06, Gossypium_hirsutum_v2.1, whole genome shotgun sequence DNA encodes these proteins:
- the LOC107962761 gene encoding inactive protein kinase SELMODRAFT_444075, whose protein sequence is MKQKGSSDLANKVVVVAVKAAREIPRTALVWALTHVAQPGDCIKLLVVIPVHSSSRRIWGISRFTSDCATGHWKSLSASGANSDAKQDIADSCSQMIFQLKDVYDPDKVKVRIKIVPGSPYGIVATEAKKAQSNWVILDKHLKHEKKHCLDELQCNLVVMKRSQPKVLRLNLVGSPNMAPQLAWPLSFESETYPKRKKSKHDLLEETKGPFVTPVSSPERESSLTATDIGTSSISGSDPGASPLILPALYESLKKEYSFITEESQNLFESDSDTDCELDPPKTRSYFPPWISDICNSSADSKHLGKDLQRLNDSSLTSTYNILLEKLSTLNREPDVGVLNYRLDLKVSKSVREAISLSRNAPPGPPPLCSICQHKAPVFGHPPRWFTYAELEHATNGFSQSNFLAEGGFGSVHRGILPDGQVIAVKLHKLASSQGDREFCSEVEVLSCAQHRNVVMLIGFCIEGGKRLLVYEYVCNGSLDSHLYGHNHDTLQWSARQKIAVGAARGLRYLHEECRVGCIVHRDMRPNNILLTHDFEPLVGDFGLARWQPDGDRGVETRVIGRFGYLAPEYAQSGQITEKADVYSFGVVMVELITGRKAMDISRPKGQQCLSEWARPLLESHAIRELVDPRLGNSYVEQEVYGMLQCASFCIRRDPHTRPRMSQVLRMLEGNVITNSTCDA, encoded by the exons ATGAAACAGAAGGGTAGCTCAGATTTGGCTAATAAAGTAGTGGTGGTGGCTGTTAAAGCAGCAAGGGAGATCCCAAGGACTGCTCTGGTCTGGGCTTTGACTCATGTTGCCCAGCCTGGGGATTGCATTAAGCTGCTCGTAGTTATTCCTGTCCACTCCTCAA GTAGAAGGATATGGGGTATTTCAAGATTTACCAGTGATTGTGCCACTGGTCATTGGAAGTCTCTCTCAGCCTCAGGAGCTAATTCAGATGCAAAACAAGATATTGCAGATTCATGCTCCCAAATGATTTTCCAGTTAAAAGATGTTTATGACCCCGACAAG GTAAAAGTGAGGATAAAAATTGTTCCTGGATCACCATATGGAATAGTCGCAACTGAAGCCAAGAAAGCCCAATCCAACTGGGTCATATTGGACAA ACACTTAAAACATGAGAAGAAACACTGCCTGGACGAGCTGCAATGCAATCTTGTGGTCATGAAGCGATCTCAGCCAAAGGTTCTTCGATTGAATTTGGTTGGATCACCAAACATGGCACCTCAATTGGCTTGGCCATTATCATTTGAATCCGAAACATATCCTAAACGTAAGAAAAGCAAGCATGACTTGTTAGAGGAAACAAAAGGGCCATTTGTGACTCCAGTCAGTAGTCCTGAGCGTGAATCATCCCTGACTGCTACTGATATTGGAACTTCATCAATATCAGGCTCTGATCCAGGGGCCTCACCGTTGATCCTCCCTGCGTTATATGAGAGTTTGAAGAAAGAGTATTCATTTATTACTGAGGAAAGCCAAAATCTGTTCGAATCTGATTCAGACACTGACTGTGAGCTAGATCCTCCTAAAACAAGATCTTATTTCCCTCCATGGATATCTGACATTTGTAATTCTAGCGCTGACTCTAAGCATCTTGGGAAGGATTTACAGAGACTGAATGATTCATCGCTTACTTCAACATATAACATTTTGTTGGAGAAATTATCTACATTGAACAGAGAACCTGATGTTGGGGTCCTTAATTATAGGCTTGATCTGAAGGTCAGCAAAAGTGTGAGGGAAGCTATCTCACTGTCAAGAAATGCTCCTCCTGGACCTCCTCCATTATGTTCAATATGTCAGCACAAAGCTCCTGTGTTTGGGCACCCTCCAAGGTGGTTCACTTATGCTGAACTAGAACATGCTACAAATGGCTTTTCACAATCGAATTTCTTGGCTGAAGGTGGATTTGGTTCTGTTCATAGAGGGATCTTACCAGATGGTCAGGTGATAGCTGTGAAGCTACATAAGTTGGCTAGTTCTCAAGGTGACCGAGAATTTTGCTCAGAAGTTGAGGTTTTAAGTTGTGCACAGCATCGGAATGTTGTAATGCTGATTGGCTTCTGCATTGAGGGTGGAAAAAGATTGCTAGTTTATGAGTACGTTTGCAATGGCTCTTTGGATTCTCATCTTTATG GGCATAATCATGATACATTGCAATGGTCAGCACGACAAAAGATTGCCGTTGGAGCTGCCAGAGGATTGAGATACCTTCATGAAGAGTGCAGAGTTGGTTGTATTGTACACCGTGATATGCGGCCTAATAATATCCTTCTCACCCACGATTTTGAACCATTA GTTGGGGATTTTGGGTTGGCAAGGTGGCAGCCGGATGGAGACAGGGGAGTGGAAACTAGAGTGATTGGACGATTCGG GTATTTAGCTCCAGAATATGCCCAAAGCGGCCAAATCACAGAAAAAGCTGATGTCTATTCCTTTGGGGTGGTAATGGTAGAGCTCATCACTGGACGAAAAGCTATGGACATCAGTCGGCCAAAGGGACAGCAGTGCCTCTCAGAATGG GCACGCCCTTTACTAGAAAGTCATGCCATACGGGAACTTGTTGACCCCCGCTTGGGGAACAGCTATGTGGAGCAAGAGGTTTATGGCATGCTGCAATGTGCTTCCTTTTGCATCAGGCGGGATCCTCATACAAGGCCTCGCATGTCTCAG GTACTTCGGATGTTGGAGGGCAATGTCATCACAAATTCGACTTGCGATGCATGA